The following are encoded in a window of Pristis pectinata isolate sPriPec2 chromosome 1, sPriPec2.1.pri, whole genome shotgun sequence genomic DNA:
- the prpf39 gene encoding pre-mRNA-processing factor 39 isoform X1 — protein sequence MAARGLSETALSQNDGLASIDESDLYKNISTTNNSLPKEMLVPDSQHSDTDEISTSEPQALVSENKVIEQETSMEPFTNLPQSLAVQVESPEGSASMDTESQAENSSPDRIVEDIENAGLNDSEIPFPAEYEKFWKVVEDNPQDFTGWTYLLQYVEQENHILAARRAFDHFLSHYPYCYGYWKKYADLERRHDNVTEADEVYRQGLQAIPLSVDLWLHYINFLKETLDSNNPETDAKIKSVFEHAVLAAGTDFRSDRLWETYINWENDRGNLEEVTAIYDRILGIPTQLYSHHFQRFRDHVQNHLPKDLISPEDFIKLRQELASTNEHFDNDGTPRSDVAAAIDINDPAQIVSEIENMRHRIIEVRQEIYNHNENEVSRRWAFEEGIKRPYFHVKPLEKAQLKNWKDYLDFEIENGTLERVVVLFERCLVACALYEDFWIKYAKYMENHSNEGVRHVYSRACTVHLSKKPMVHLLWAAFEEQQGNINEARRILKALEESVPGLAMVRLRRVSLERRHGNIDEAEFLLQDAIKNSKTPNEASFYAVKLARLLFKVEKSLPKARKVLVEAIEFDKESTKLYLNLLELEYNSDLKLNEENILNAFDIAISSSMPIETRIAFSQRKVEFLEDFGSDVKRLMVAYDDHQQLLKDQESLKRKAENGSEEPEEKKQRSDATLDSTQLMSGDLQANPAAYNYNAWYQYNYQTPWNYGQYYPPPPT from the exons ATGGCGGCGCGGG GCTTAAGTGAGACAGCATTGTCGCAGAACGATGGACTTGCTTCCATTGATGAAAGTGACTTGTATAAAAATATCTCCACCACAAACAATTCTCTTCCAAAAGAGATGCTCGTGCCAGACTCTCAGCACTCCGATACAGATGAGATCTCAACTTCTGAACCACAAGCTTTAGTAAGTGAAAATAAAGTTATTGAACAGGAAACTAGTATGGAGCCCTTTACAAATTTGCCACAATCATTAGCAGTGCAAGTGGAATCTCCTGAAGGTTCAGCATCAATGGACACTGAATCTCAAGCTGAGAATTCTTCACCAGATAGAATAGTGGAAGATATAGAAAATGCAGGACTTAATGATTCTGAAATTCCCTTTCCTGCGGAATATGAAAAGTTTTGGAAGGTGGTTGAAGACAATCCCCAGGACTTCACAGGTTGGACATATTTGCTGCAATATGTAGAGCAGGAG aaccaCATTCTGGCAGCCAGAAGAGCTTTTGATCATTTTTTGTCCCACTACCCATATTGTTATGGCTATTGGAAAAAGTATGCTGATCTTGAACGGCGACATGACAACGTGACAGAGGCAGATGAG GTGTACCGACAAGGACTGCAAGCAATCCCTCTTAGTGTTGATCTTTGGCTCCACTatatcaattttttaaaagaGACCTTGGATAGCAACAATCCAgagactgatgcaaaaataaaaaG TGTGTTTGAACATGCTGTGTTAGCTGCAGGAACTGACTTTCGCTCAGATAGATTGTGGGAAACTtacatcaactgggaaaatgacaGGGGAAATCTGGAAGAGGTGACAGCAATTTATGATCGTATTCTTGGTATTCCAACACAGCTCTACAGTCATCACTTCCAAAG GTTTAGAGATCATGTTCAGAATCACTTGCCTAAAGATTTAATCTCGCCAGAGGACTTTATTAAACTACGTCAAGAGCTGGCATCCACAAATGAACACTTTGACAATGATGGTACTCCAAGAAGTGATGTAGCAGCTGCAATTGACATAAATGATCCTGCACAA ATTGtttctgaaatagaaaatatgCGCCATAGAATTATTGAAGTTCGTCAGGAAATATATAACCATAATGAGAATGAAGTTAGCCGACGATGGGCTTTTGAGGaaggg ATTAAACGACCTTACTTTCACGTGAAGCCGCTGGAAAAAGCACAGCTAAAAAATTGGAAAGATTATCTTGACTTTGAGATAGAAAATGGAACCCTTGAACGAGTAGTGGTTTTGTTTGAGAGGTGCCTTGTTGCTTGTGCCCTTTATGAAGACTTCTGGATAAAA TATGCCAAATATATGGAGAACCACAGCAATGAAGGTGTACGACATGTTTATAGCAGAGCATGTACAGTTCATCTCTCAAAGAAACCCATGGTTCACTTACTATGGGCAGCTTTTGAGGAACAGCAAG GGAACATCAATGAAGCAAGAAGAATCCTGAAAGCATTAGAAGAATCTGTACCAGGGTTAGCCATGGTCCGCTTAAGACGAGTGAGTCTAGAACGTCGCCACGGAAATATTGATGAAGCAGAGTTTCTGCTACAAGATGCTATTAAAAACAGTAAAACACCCAATGAGGCATCTTTCTATGCTGTGAAGTTGGCTCGTCTTTTATTCAAAGTAGAGAAGAGTCTTCCAAAGGCCAGGAAGGTTCTAGTGGAAGCCATAGAGTTTGATAAG gaAAGCACCAAACTGTATTTGAATTTGTTGGAACTTGAATACAATTCAGACCTCAAACTGAATGAAGAAAACATTCTGAATGCATTTGACATTGCAATAAGTAGCTCAATGCCCATTGAAACAAGAATTGCCTTCTCCCAGCGAAAAGTTGAATTTTTGGAAGATTTTGGCTCAGATGTGAAAAG ACTCATGGTGGCTTATGATGATCatcaacagcttttaaaagatcAGGAGTCcttgaaaagaaaagcagaaaatgg GTCAGAGGAACCAGAGGAGAAAAAGCAAAGAAGTGATGCAACATTGGACTCTACTCAGCTGATGAGTGGGGACTTGCAGGCTAATCCAGCTGCATATAACTACAATGCTTGGTATCAG
- the prpf39 gene encoding pre-mRNA-processing factor 39 isoform X2 gives MAARGLSETALSQNDGLASIDESDLYKNISTTNNSLPKEMLVPDSQHSDTDEISTSEPQALVSENKVIEQETSMEPFTNLPQSLAVQVESPEGSASMDTESQAENSSPDRIVEDIENAGLNDSEIPFPAEYEKFWKVVEDNPQDFTGWTYLLQYVEQENHILAARRAFDHFLSHYPYCYGYWKKYADLERRHDNVTEADEVYRQGLQAIPLSVDLWLHYINFLKETLDSNNPETDAKIKSVFEHAVLAAGTDFRSDRLWETYINWENDRGNLEEVTAIYDRILGIPTQLYSHHFQRFRDHVQNHLPKDLISPEDFIKLRQELASTNEHFDNDGTPRSDVAAAIDINDPAQIVSEIENMRHRIIEVRQEIYNHNENEVSRRWAFEEGIKRPYFHVKPLEKAQLKNWKDYLDFEIENGTLERVVVLFERCLVACALYEDFWIKYAKYMENHSNEGVRHVYSRACTVHLSKKPMVHLLWAAFEEQQGNINEARRILKALEESVPGLAMVRLRRVSLERRHGNIDEAEFLLQDAIKNSKTPNEASFYAVKLARLLFKVEKSLPKARKVLVEAIEFDKAD, from the exons ATGGCGGCGCGGG GCTTAAGTGAGACAGCATTGTCGCAGAACGATGGACTTGCTTCCATTGATGAAAGTGACTTGTATAAAAATATCTCCACCACAAACAATTCTCTTCCAAAAGAGATGCTCGTGCCAGACTCTCAGCACTCCGATACAGATGAGATCTCAACTTCTGAACCACAAGCTTTAGTAAGTGAAAATAAAGTTATTGAACAGGAAACTAGTATGGAGCCCTTTACAAATTTGCCACAATCATTAGCAGTGCAAGTGGAATCTCCTGAAGGTTCAGCATCAATGGACACTGAATCTCAAGCTGAGAATTCTTCACCAGATAGAATAGTGGAAGATATAGAAAATGCAGGACTTAATGATTCTGAAATTCCCTTTCCTGCGGAATATGAAAAGTTTTGGAAGGTGGTTGAAGACAATCCCCAGGACTTCACAGGTTGGACATATTTGCTGCAATATGTAGAGCAGGAG aaccaCATTCTGGCAGCCAGAAGAGCTTTTGATCATTTTTTGTCCCACTACCCATATTGTTATGGCTATTGGAAAAAGTATGCTGATCTTGAACGGCGACATGACAACGTGACAGAGGCAGATGAG GTGTACCGACAAGGACTGCAAGCAATCCCTCTTAGTGTTGATCTTTGGCTCCACTatatcaattttttaaaagaGACCTTGGATAGCAACAATCCAgagactgatgcaaaaataaaaaG TGTGTTTGAACATGCTGTGTTAGCTGCAGGAACTGACTTTCGCTCAGATAGATTGTGGGAAACTtacatcaactgggaaaatgacaGGGGAAATCTGGAAGAGGTGACAGCAATTTATGATCGTATTCTTGGTATTCCAACACAGCTCTACAGTCATCACTTCCAAAG GTTTAGAGATCATGTTCAGAATCACTTGCCTAAAGATTTAATCTCGCCAGAGGACTTTATTAAACTACGTCAAGAGCTGGCATCCACAAATGAACACTTTGACAATGATGGTACTCCAAGAAGTGATGTAGCAGCTGCAATTGACATAAATGATCCTGCACAA ATTGtttctgaaatagaaaatatgCGCCATAGAATTATTGAAGTTCGTCAGGAAATATATAACCATAATGAGAATGAAGTTAGCCGACGATGGGCTTTTGAGGaaggg ATTAAACGACCTTACTTTCACGTGAAGCCGCTGGAAAAAGCACAGCTAAAAAATTGGAAAGATTATCTTGACTTTGAGATAGAAAATGGAACCCTTGAACGAGTAGTGGTTTTGTTTGAGAGGTGCCTTGTTGCTTGTGCCCTTTATGAAGACTTCTGGATAAAA TATGCCAAATATATGGAGAACCACAGCAATGAAGGTGTACGACATGTTTATAGCAGAGCATGTACAGTTCATCTCTCAAAGAAACCCATGGTTCACTTACTATGGGCAGCTTTTGAGGAACAGCAAG GGAACATCAATGAAGCAAGAAGAATCCTGAAAGCATTAGAAGAATCTGTACCAGGGTTAGCCATGGTCCGCTTAAGACGAGTGAGTCTAGAACGTCGCCACGGAAATATTGATGAAGCAGAGTTTCTGCTACAAGATGCTATTAAAAACAGTAAAACACCCAATGAGGCATCTTTCTATGCTGTGAAGTTGGCTCGTCTTTTATTCAAAGTAGAGAAGAGTCTTCCAAAGGCCAGGAAGGTTCTAGTGGAAGCCATAGAGTTTGATAAG GCTGACTAA